The nucleotide sequence cccggttggtgccaccaaccgggaccagtggccttgcacagcggggtggtggtgggagtttagtcccacctcgctagttagAAGCGCCcggcacctgtttataagccccattgcctcttccctctcgaactcctctgaactgcaggcctatgggcctaaacTGACACTAATATGCCTGTGGGCCTGTTGGGCCTtctgcaggcctgaatcctggcccatggatgggtttctagtcgtattcaggccgtggtggcccagtaggtggcaaattATTTATTtgttcccagtttttttgttttcttttttgctttatttattttgttttgtttctacttacaacaaaatacttatttattttattttattttgtttaaaattacttatttattttattttatgataattcttNNNNNNNNNNNNNNNNNNNNNNNNNNNNNNNNNNNNNNNNNNNNNNNNNNNNNNNNNNNNNNNNNNNNNNNNNNNNNNNNNNNNNNNNNNNNNNNNNNNNNNNNNNNNNNNNNNNNNNNNNNNNNNNNNNNNNNNNNNNNNNNNNNNNNNNNNNNNNNNNNNNNNNNNNNNNNNNNNNNNNNNNNNNNNNNNNNNNNNNNNNNNNNNNNNNNNNNNNNNNNNNNNNNNNNNNNNNNNNNNNNNNNNNNNNNNNNNNNNNNNNNNNNNNNNNNNNNNNNNNNNNNNNNNNNNNNNNNNNNNNNNNNNNNNNNNNNNNNNNNNNNNNNNNNNNNNNNNNNNNNNNNNNNNNNNNNNNNNNNNNNNNNNNNNNNNNNNNNNNNNNNNNNNNTATTAAAgcttctaacaaaaaaagttctttatgaaaattctttttgcttttaatgattttgaacggaaaatactttgataattttagtttcttaaattttatttatgttattaaagtttattttattttattttgtttctacttatatattttattaaagtttattttattttgtttcaaattacttatttattttattttatgataattctttttgctattaaagtttgtaacaaaaaagttaTTTATGAACTCTGAAACAAAGGGATTTcagacggaaactcgtctcttacaaagggatttcatttgtgttatcagggtttcatacggaaactcgtctgttacaaagggatttcatttttttgaacttatttgaactccatagtttttctgtgttcaaaatgcaccattcaaagccacatcatcaattttcaaccctttctgacttcatttgttatttttcatgcatttactgattattttgagctataagaccatgaaattgaaaagcatttgaaatgaactctgaaaaggttgaaagttggcatggtatcatcatttcacccacatagcatgtgcaagaaagtagagagggttacgacaaaaactggatgcactttgtgtacaaaacggacaatctctttcgaagtatcagggtttcatacggaaactcgtctgttacaaagggattccatttttttgaacttatttgaactccatagtttttctgtgttcaaaatgcaccatataAAGCCACNNNNNNNNNNNNNNNNNNNNNNNNNNNNNNNNNNNNNNNNNNNNNNNNNNNNNNNNNNNNNNNNNNNNNNNNNNNNNNNNNNNNNNNNNNNNNNNNNNNNNNNNNNNNNNNNNNNNNNNNNNNNNNNNNNNNNNNNNNNNNNNNNNNNNNNNNNNNNNNNNNNNNNNNNNNNNNNNNNNNNNNNgatttcattttttttgaacttatttgaactccatagtttttatgtgttcaaaatgcaacattcaaagccacatcatcaattttcaaccctttctgacttcatttgttatttttcatgcatttactgattattttgatctataagaccatgaaattgaaaagcatttgaaatgaactctaaaaaggttgaaagttggcatggtatcatcatttcacccacatagcatgtgcaagaaagtagagagggttacggaaaaaagctgaatgcacttcgtgtacaaaacggacaatctctttcgaagtatcagggtttcatcatgaaactcgtctgttacaaagggatttcatttttttaacttatttgaacttcatagtttttctgtgttcaaaatgcaccattcaaagccacatcatcaattttcaacccttttttgacgtcatttgttatttttcatgcatttactaattattttgagttataagaccatgaaattgaaaagcatttgaaatgaactctgaaaaggttgaaagttggcatggtatcatcatttcacccacatagcatgtgcaagaaagtagagagggttacggcaaaaactggatgcatttcgtgtacaaaacggacaatctctttcgaagtatcacggtttcatcatgaaactcgtctgttacaaagggatttcattttttgaacttatttgaactccatagtgtttctgtgttcaaaatgcaccattcaaagccacatcatcaatttacaaccctctcatgaatagataagtgaccaaattaataaaagttcatcatcacattaaaaccaaagtacatacatagttctcattgaacaacatatagctctccagagcatctaattaaaccatacattgaaattatgtaaaacatttcaatgcaacaacaaatgcgatcataatcacaaccaaggtaacaactgatccaactgcataatgataccaagtctcagtatgaatggcatattttctaatctttctaatcttcaaccgcattgcatccatcttgatcttgtgatcatcgacgacatccgcaacatgcaactccaatatcatcttctccacctcaatttttcttattttttccttcaagtaattgttttcttcttcaactaaatttaacctctcgacaatagtgTCGGTTGgtatttccggttcaaccacctcctagataaataaaatctatgtcacgtttgtcggcataattgtcataaacaataaatgaaccaaatagttatcaaaagaaaatatataccacatccgaatcatagacaggacgagggccgacgcgggcggataccaaaaccatcgcactatataataacaagtaataataaaagtaagaaaattagacaagtatctatctgaagtaagaaatTTTTttccagaaagaagataagaacaagagtctcaccacggtggtgccggcgacgagatcagtgtgggcggtcgacggcggtgaagacggggacgggatgtgacggaccgctaaacctagacaaatctcggggaaaatggagctcggaggtcgagtttcgagaggagaaagattaactagtgtagcttggacatttcatcgaacacctcatgtgcataggaggtgagctagagcacccaaatgccctcccttcgtcggccagaaaaaacagagcactgtggagtgctctgctatggcgatggggtatatataggcaactcatttgtcctggttcatggtagaaaccgggactaaagcccagcaTTCTGTCatggttcaagccacgaaccgggaccaatggttgtgggccaggagcgaggaccattggtcccggttcgtgcctggaaccgggacaaatgggtccatacgaaccgggaccaatgcccacgaggccccggccggcccccagggctcacgaaccgggatgaattcccccatgggtcccggttcgtgattgaaccggaactaatgagttggccaggcccgaacgaaagccatattttctactagtgcatggactcatgtgacgatgcaggtgcatagatcattgatggcgaagaagtgctacgccaggagtatacgatgagtggccggggtgtcaggcccaggtgtaccggtttccggtttccggtttccgagcgacagccagtagttagtttaggttcacgctagtgcgagagagggatacaaactcatgtactgcatagttccgctctcactcatagtgatagctcttctcgtgtatatcattgtttagatggatgacgatgtagttgcaagaacTTGtgtcgctatttttgagatgatgacgagagaccactttgtgttggatgatgattatgatgataacATGATTTGAtgttatgattacatttgtatgtgtatgatatgttaaagattattgtataaagcttgttcaaatacaaaacaaatatgtagaaaaaaacaaaaactaataaaactaacaGTAGCGAGGGGAGTAGAGTTAGCAACAGTGCGCCCTTACCAGTAGCACGCCCTAGATTAAAGCGCTGCAGATATTATCAGTAACGTGTTGTGCTAAAGCTCGttgctgctagccatgtatagcagtagagTGGGTCAGCACGCGCTACTGatacatgttagctgtagcgccgtatcagtagcgcggtgccccacgctactgatacacctaatacgcgcactactgctaggcttttccctaatagtgaagtacttccagtgatgcaagattagcagaacgaagaagtgggaaaacaattGCCTAGCTCGACGAACAGGCGAAGTAATCATGCCCcctgctcaaggtgtctagcgatatcgtcgctaatcatccggggctaCTGCCCGGTACCAATCTTGGTGATTACTGAGCGATGATGTATAGATTGAAATGTTAGAGGTAGTAGAGATCTTCAAATACGAGCGCGGGAAGCCTCTCCTCAAACCTAAtaatcctcctctaacaacgatgatgcgaagattgcatgaatggtacatggataCCTGCAGGGAGCCCGGGGTCGACAGTATGATGGTGAGAATTCAAGATGAGCACGGCCTCATTGGAGTTGAGTTGATGCCTTTTGAATTTGTGGAGTTATTTCAATTATTCAATCAGGACGCCCTCGTcaaacaactcatgacttgctactgtctgtaagtattaATTCTTTAGTTAAGTCTCTATAGCTCAGCttgttcattgcatgtatatataattatcctcactatattatgcaggctgaagatcatcgaatgcaaaaaagagcaaatatatgacattgggttcattaacccaaataccgTAAATGAATGGTCGGTTAAATTTGAAGACACAGATACTGAGaagaacttgctacaatcgttccTTCGACATCAAAACAAAGCTAAAatgctctttccttacaacttcaggtgagtcttattgtcttgtgcatattcggtttcgcgTACTCGAGGttaagtaatgtaattgatgagttatgtgtgcgcagcttccactttattctgctacaGATTAAACTTGAtgagggagtagtaactgtcttagactcgaaaCATAAAGATCCCCAGGATtatgcggacatgactgcaatgctccaaaagtaagttcaatcattatcgcatcatatcggcaactttcgttcatttcctgatatcaagtaatcattttctttgcctggcagggtttggaaaaagttcaccggaatagtttcgggtcTGCAGAAGGAGCTGCGATTTGCACACCccagtagtactagctagttccgcgcatctcccattgattctactttcatcaataccatttatcatgcttgattatcagtttgattgaactctatttctcataaagtgcttgtggcaggaaggcaggaataatttatgtggatactacgtttgcgagttcatccgccactcgacctctgagcggggctactctaacaaacaatatgaagtacgtaaacaatattcacaatattattttattaccatcaatagatgaatgaaactcaacacaattgatcatattattttattaccatcaatattATTTTATTCAcaatatgtattgacccccttctttaaattagatgcgGGAGATGTGGGATGAACTCCCACCACATGATCGCAcatgagcaattcaagaggaattggcgggattctttcttgaccacgccATACATAAAGACGGAGAATGCCATGTGGAAATTGAAAATGATTTTGGATGTTAGGGATTGTAaaagatgttatattgtatatatctagtagcgtcggatagatatacgaaaacttgttgttcgaccaatctcggagaaagagaggtcacttctctctgtatatgttcatgtcGGTCctgtgtaattaatggttccttcatttgcttactagctagcgtgtcgagttctctctatatgtatagtagctagcgtcgaccaagcacggagaaagagatgtcacttctctctattagctagctaacacaatatgaaacccNNNNNNNNNNNNNNNNNNNNNNNNNNNNNNNNNNNNNNNNNNNNNNNNNNNNNNNNNNNNNNNNNNNNNNNNNNNNNNNNNNNNNNNNNNNNNNNNNNNNNNNNNNNNNNNNNNNNNNNNNNNNNNNNNNNNNNNNNNNNNNNNNNNNNNNNNNNNNNNNNNNNNNNNNNNNNNNNNNNNNNNNNNNNNNNNNNNNNNNNNNNNNNNNNNNNNNNNNNNNNNNNNNNNaaaaaaacaaaaaccccaacgcctgcgagctgctgacgcgtggctgcctattggtcccggttggtgttaccaaccgggactaaaggtcctcctgcctgggcgccccgcagcggccacgtggagccccttcgGTCCCGGTTCAtaagcaaaccgggactaaaggttttgggctttagtcccgacccttttgtcccggttccagaaccgggactaaaggctctctCGAACCGGGACTAGTTTCCTGTTTTCTATTAGTGTTACATGAGAAATGATAAGTAACAAGACTGAGAACTTCAAGACAGATAAATGAAGAATTATAAGAATATTGAGGAAATAAGCTGAGGACTCAATATTGACTAAAAAGTAAATGACTGATGAAAACAACTGACACTAACTACAAAATAAGAAACTATGACTGAAACTGACAATGAATGTAACTGGAAAAAAACTGAAATCGACAGCTCCCCCGAAAAACTGAACCAACAATGTTGTCACAAGGCCTAGATCCCTCAGGTACATAGTTTCTCCCGTGCAACTTTGGTGATGAGCACAAGAACTAAAATTGACGCTCTGAGCCATCGTTAACTGAACCCAAAAAATCGCACAGTGAGCAGCTCCGGCACTGACTGATTTTTAGTGAAACTGTATTATTTTTAGTTCTTTTATTATCAGTCTTCAGCTGTTAATACGTTGCCAAACTTGCAGCTTCCATACTAGAATTTGTAAAAACTTTCAAGGAATCCAAAAACATAGCAAAAGGGGAAGACCCTCACAAATCAGCATTTCTTTTTAAAAAAGAGAGTTATCTTTTCTCATTTGTTTTTATCAAATCTGGCAGGACCATAGATGAAGAGCTAGCTATTCTTAAACAAACAATACAATGAAATTCACTCCACATAAATAACGCGTGGATAACACCATATAATGAGAACGGATTCGGATTACAACATCCAGGTAACATGTCACTTCTTTATGGCAATGAGAACGACGAATCACTCGGCTAATAAGGCGAGCAGCAGTCCACACTTCTACTAGTAGTTTTATACTCTACATTGGAGTGAATTTCTTTAAAGATAACACTTTTTATTGGCCGGCTTCAAACACTGTGCTAGATAAGATTAGCTACTAACTCCAAGGATATCAGCAAACATCTCTTTCCATCCATCCCAATCCAGATACATCCAAGTGGCAAGCATTGTAGGCAGTCCATATACCAGGCATTTATTCAATCTTTCTCTTGCACGATAGAAGCATTGTAGGCAGTCCATATACATAAATTTAGATAAATTAGGATTAAAAATATATTGTCTACATTCTCATCAAAGAGATCGTCATCTCCATCTGCCACATCATAATCACTTCCGTAAAATTCAGAGTCGGCCTCTTCATCTTCTTGcccctctacttgactatctcctTCCGCTGCTTCATGTGCTTGTTCTCCTTCCTCTTGCTCTTCTTGATGTGCTTGTTGTTCACTATCTGCTGCAGCATTTCTAGTTGAAGTTCCTTCTCCCCATGTAGCTCCTCATGGCAATTTAATTACCACATCGCACCATATGTGATCCTTCTCATCTAGTACAAGCAAATAAAGTGTCTTTTGTTCTCTACTTGCACTGTTCATTGCCGCAATTACTTGAAAATTATCCACACAGACCAGACCATCCAAAATACTTGTAATCTCAGGCATGCACCAGTACACATGTATGTTAGGATCTGCTGTGTCATATCCAATCTTCTCCAAGCAATCGTTCATAACTTGTATTGACCAATTGTCAGTATGATAATAATCAAACACATCGTGTGTGCAACCTTCATATTTCCTTCTATCACCTAGTCCAGTGAAAAGTCCATCGTGCTCAAATTCTACTGAGAACATATGTGTAAATTCCTCTGAAGTAACTGCAAAAAATGGAAATTCACATTAAATTTGTACACCAAAAGACACTGTTTGTTGCAGTACACAGTAAAAATTGATCTCAAGTACTTATTTAAGTGTTCAATTCATTTGCAACATGCAGTCTGCTTGTCATGCAGACCATCCAAAGTATTATTTTTAGTGTTCGCTTCTACGAAAAAATGTGAACAAAATGATCTCAAGTACTTCTTTTCCAATATCTGAAGTTTACAACAGGTATAAATCAGTTTATACCTGAACCTTATACTTCTGAACACCTTTCGCATTTGTCTGGGCATTAGTGCAACCAGTCTACTTATCATAATCATGTTCGTTCCCTTGAATCATATCACATCTGAACAACAAAATCAGTATCACTATGCTTCCCTGAATAAGTTTTCTGAACTAATTTCCTCTAGCTCTGTTTTCTGAACTAATCTCTCCTAAATCCAACCACCACATCTGACGGACCTAGCCAAAATCACTGTCAAGGAGATGTAATGCGGCTGCAAGACACCATAGCCAACAAAAGATAACCGATCTTTGCACATGAATCATGAAGAACATGAACTGATCGTGCACGAAGAGAAAACTTAATGAAAACGAGGCGCTAGGCTCTCGAGGGAGGCCGCTAGGTATAGGACATACCATACTCCGGAGGGTAGGCGCCAGGTTCCCGAAGGATCGGCTCCATGCCGCCGTGATCGCCGTCGGCGAACTCCGCCGCGATCGCCCTTGGTCTTGCTCCAGATGGAAGGCAAAACGAACAACCAAGGGGTTTGGGAAGGGTTATCAGACTTATGTGCTACTTCGTGGTAACATGGGGTCGTTTTTAGAAGATTTCATTATGCCCTGTAGCGAAGGACTTCCTGGAAATATATTCAACTAATTAAGGGGATTTCTGTAAGATATTCACGCAGGCAGCGTGAAGCTTGATGATGTGGCGTGCCAAGTAGACAGTTTAGTACCAAAATGTTGACGCATTAGAAGTTAAGTGACTATTTATCTGATTTTTTTCAAGTTTATGTATGTATTTGTTAACGACGTGCAAGTTCCTGTACTTATGGTGATATTAACTCTACAAAATAAGAAACTATGACTGAAACTGACAATGAATATAACTGGAAAAAACTGAATTCGACAGCTCCCCCAAAAAAACGGAAACAACAATGTTGTCACAAGGCCTAGATCACTCAGGTACATCCGTACATAGTTTCTCCCGCGCAACTTTGCTGATGAGGAGACGAATTAAAATTGACACTCTGAACCATCATTTAACTGAAACCAAAAGATCGCACAGCGAGCAGGACGTTTGGGAATCAATTTTTGTAGATTTAAACCGATCACTTGTAGCAGCTCCGACACTGGCAGATAGCTACATCGGAAAAAAAATCGTCAGCGGACGACTTGACGAAAGGGCGAAGACGACAAGATGCGAATTTCTTTGAAATTATGACAGGTTGGTAACAAAGCGAGAACGACAGAGACAATGAAAGGCACTGAGCTTAGAGGGGGGACACAGAGAGAGAAGTGGCTTGCTGTACATATCTCGTGAGCGGTGGTTCCGGCCCGCCGGAGCACTAATCGCTCGTGGAGGGCGCCACGCGAGATCCCCATTGGCCACCTCTCAATCTCCTCCATATGTCATTCCACTCGCCATTCGCCGGCAGCTTTGCCTCCCTTCTTCTATCCGCTGCCGGCCACTCTCCTTCCACCACCTCAACCCGGAAACCCACCTAATTGTCACATACCCGACTAAGCCCCCCTCTCTGGGTTTTGCTCCCCcgtcccctctcccctccctctcccttGACAGGTATGTGTGAATGTTGTATCATCTGNNNNNNNNNNNNNNNNNNNNNNNNNNNNNNNNNNNNNNNNNNNNNNNNNNNNNNNNNNNNNNNNNNNNNNNNNNNNNNNNNNNNNNNNNNNNNNNNNNNNNNNNNNNNNNNNNNNNNNNNNNNNNNNNNNNNNNNNNNNNNNNNNNNNNNNNNNNNNNNNNNNNNNNNNNNNNNNNNNNNNNNNNNNNNNNNNNNNNNNNNNNNNNNNNNNNNNNNNNNNNNNNNNNNNNNNNNNNNNNNNNNNNNNNNNNNNNNNNNNNNNNNNNNNNNNNNNNNNNNNNNNNNNNNNNNNNNNNNNNNNNNNNNNNNNNNNNNNNNNNNNNNNNNNNNNNNNNNNNNNNNNNNNNNNNNNNNNNNGTATTATTTGTAGTTCTTTTATTATTATTCGTCAGCTgttaatttaaaaaaaaaacttcgAGGAATCCAAAAACATAGCAAAAGGGGAAGACCCTCACAAAGCAGCAATTTTATTTTAAAAAGAAAGAGTTATCTTTCCTCATTTGTTTTTATCACATCTGGCAGGACCATAGGTAAAGACTTAGCTAGTTCTAAACAACAATACAATGAAGTTCACTCCACATAAACAACACCTGGATAACACCATATAATGAGAAATAGATTCGGATTACAACATCCAGTTAACATGTCACTTCTTTATGGCAACGAGAACAACGAAATCACGCGGCTCATAAGGCTAGCAGCAGTCCACAATTCTACTAGTAGTTTTATACTCTACATTGGAGTGAATTTCTTTAAACATAACACTTTCTATTGGCCGGCTTCAAACACTGTGCTACATAAGATTAGCTACTAACTCCAAGGATATCAGCAAACATCTCTTTCCATCCATCTGAATCCAGATACATCCAAGTGGCAAGCATTGTAGGCAGTCCATATACCAGGCATTTATTCAATCTTTCTCTTGCACGACAGAAGCGCCTACAGAGGAGATTAATTACCAAACAAGATACGCATCAGTATAATCAAATTAGGGAGAGCGGATCAATCTGCATGTATAATTTTGTGGATCATACCATAGGGTGTCACTGGGATTGGGCTCAATGTGTCCGAAGAGATGGTGGATAAGCTCCCTGTTCTCTCGGAAGTACTTGTTACTCGAGGGGAATCTGCTGTCAAGCTCAGCGAGCTGGTAGAAGAGGTCGTGCTTCTTGGTCTCGATTTCAACTATCTGACTATGGCCCCATGCTCTCTTGGCGTCGAGGTCTAGCGCAGGCTTTGCACAGGGTTCCTGGCACACAGATCGAAGATCACTTTAGCAGGGATTACCAAGTAGCAGCAGTACTTAATTGCTCACATATgctacctccgtcccaaaatttttgtcttagatttgtctagaattagtgttagatacatccgtatctagataaatttaagacaagaattttgggacggacggAGTAAGTAGTTACGAAAAAGAAGCTGTAAATCTCGGAAAAAGATTTATAATACTAGAACCGAATATATGATATATTCTACAACCTCCATCGATATCCCGAATTACAGTATCTACATACATCTAATCCGAGTCAACTAATTCAGGACGGAGGGATGTGCAGCGGTGATGATGAACATATACAT is from Triticum aestivum cultivar Chinese Spring chromosome 1B, IWGSC CS RefSeq v2.1, whole genome shotgun sequence and encodes:
- the LOC123100634 gene encoding uncharacterized protein — translated: MEPILREPGAYPPEYVTSEEFTHMFSVEFEHDGLFTGLGDRRKYEGCTHDVFDYYHTDNWSIQVMNDCLEKIGYDTADPNIHVYWCMPEITSILDGLVCVDNFQVIAAMNSASREQKTLYLLVLDEKDHIWCDVVIKLP
- the LOC123100646 gene encoding uncharacterized protein, with product MAAAMRFAARRLTGGQRAKSVYKAVVSPLVEGERRRLMPRLINGDRPAYFPQRSMSSGGDGGNTALKEPCAKPALDLDAKRAWGHSQIVEIETKKHDLFYQLAELDSRFPSSNKYFRENRELIHHLFGHIEPNPSDTLWRFCRARERLNKCLVYGLPTMLATWMYLDSDGWKEMFADILGVSS